The Halomicronema hongdechloris C2206 genome includes a window with the following:
- a CDS encoding pentapeptide repeat-containing protein: MHQLEHAYRVLDLHPGASLEEINQAYKDLVFIWHPDRIPQENTRLLEKAQEKIKQLNQARDLLRSHNKTKGGVRSHAYSASGNSHGNQASGYPRSDAYRPPAASYYSNRYRSAGYTRGSSSSYRPGYTDSYRNGYPGSHNSYSSHRSGYTNPYRPGSTHQSQPNGRSTNGSQYSSQRSNGNSSSSNGSQAASSTSSSGHRQSPSQQNVSQQAYNAYRARQQNPDLSGTDLSGANLREKDLSGRNLSNANLSGADLSDAFLHKINLNRANLCRAKLFRANLLQADLSHANLREADLIGADLSGANLSGADLSGAKVGFGGKVMVKLTSTILTGTIMPDGTIHD; this comes from the coding sequence ATGCATCAGCTTGAGCACGCCTACAGAGTCCTGGATCTACACCCGGGAGCCTCCCTAGAGGAGATCAACCAGGCCTATAAGGATCTGGTGTTTATCTGGCATCCCGATCGTATTCCCCAAGAGAATACCCGCCTGTTAGAGAAGGCCCAGGAGAAAATCAAGCAGCTCAATCAGGCCCGAGACCTATTGAGGTCCCACAACAAGACCAAAGGCGGGGTCCGCTCCCATGCCTACAGCGCCTCCGGCAATAGCCATGGGAACCAGGCGTCAGGTTATCCGCGCAGTGACGCCTATCGGCCGCCAGCCGCTTCCTATTACAGCAACCGTTATCGCTCTGCTGGCTATACCCGTGGCTCCAGTAGCAGTTATCGCCCGGGATATACCGACAGCTACCGTAACGGCTATCCTGGCAGCCACAATAGTTACAGCAGCCATCGCTCCGGTTATACGAATCCCTACCGCCCTGGCTCTACCCACCAGAGTCAGCCCAATGGCAGGAGTACCAATGGCAGTCAGTACTCTAGTCAGCGCTCTAACGGCAACTCATCTAGCAGCAATGGCTCCCAGGCAGCCAGCAGCACCAGCAGTAGCGGCCACCGGCAGAGCCCATCCCAGCAGAATGTGTCCCAACAGGCCTACAACGCCTACCGGGCTCGCCAGCAAAATCCCGACCTAAGCGGCACCGATCTCAGTGGCGCCAACCTACGGGAGAAGGACCTCTCCGGGCGTAATCTCAGTAATGCCAACCTGAGCGGCGCCGATCTCAGTGATGCCTTTCTCCACAAGATCAACCTGAATCGGGCTAATCTCTGCCGGGCCAAACTCTTTCGGGCCAATTTGCTGCAAGCCGACCTCAGCCACGCCAACTTGCGAGAGGCCGACCTGATTGGTGCCGATCTCAGTGGCGCCAACCTCAGCGGTGCCGATCTCAGTGGCGCCAAGGTGGGCTTTGGGGGCAAGGTCATGGTGAAACTAACCAGCACTATTCTGACCGGTACCATCATGCCAGATGGCACTATCCATGACTGA
- a CDS encoding sulfatase yields MSQSRPDILFLVLDTQRADRLSCYGYDQPTSPHLDAFAADATRFANAISAAQWTVPSHASMFTGLYPSEHGMVQSYSVLSPELTPLAQRLQAGGYVTAGFCNNPLVGVINNGLRRGFDSFLNYSGLLTSRPNQAGTSPGLVGRYRQWFKRQLAQVLNQIQDAFARSETLLALSFTPLMVPLWQTALSFKGNTAKSLEDTANFLINRPRVAADQPVFAFVNLMGTHMPYHPPRSYIEQFAPHVLADREAQSFLQRFNTDVYGWLAPLTGALDEEQKQTLDGMYDAEVAHQDALLGQFFQRLQQAGRLDNTLVVICADHGEHLGEKQFMGHSLSIYNELIRVPLIIRDPAARLTPGTVAEEVVSTRRLFHTVLVAAGLATAAEATLELAQTTASGADQVFAEAIPPQNVVNLMQRRQPQLVQERGCDRTRRAIWMGRHKLIDTEGQGAELYDVLEDPTEDLNLSAILPENVEVLQDYLQAFAQRSSVPVTVTAPERANNFEDPEVRRRLEELGYLED; encoded by the coding sequence ATGTCTCAATCCCGTCCCGATATCTTATTTCTGGTCCTCGATACCCAGCGTGCCGATCGCCTGTCCTGCTACGGGTATGACCAGCCCACCTCTCCCCATTTAGATGCATTTGCGGCCGATGCCACCCGGTTTGCCAATGCGATCTCAGCCGCCCAATGGACAGTGCCCTCCCATGCCTCCATGTTTACGGGGCTTTACCCGTCTGAGCATGGCATGGTGCAGTCCTATTCGGTATTGTCACCAGAGCTGACCCCCTTGGCCCAACGGCTGCAAGCGGGGGGCTATGTCACTGCCGGGTTCTGTAACAATCCTTTGGTGGGCGTGATCAACAACGGCCTGCGGCGGGGGTTTGACAGCTTCTTGAATTACAGTGGGCTGCTAACTTCTCGGCCTAACCAGGCGGGCACCTCACCGGGGTTGGTGGGGCGATATCGACAATGGTTTAAGCGCCAACTGGCCCAGGTGTTGAATCAGATCCAGGATGCCTTTGCCCGCTCTGAAACCCTGCTGGCCCTTTCCTTCACGCCGCTGATGGTGCCACTGTGGCAAACGGCCCTGAGTTTTAAGGGGAATACGGCCAAATCCTTAGAAGATACGGCTAATTTTCTGATTAATCGGCCCCGGGTTGCCGCTGATCAGCCGGTGTTTGCCTTTGTCAACTTGATGGGCACCCATATGCCCTATCATCCTCCCCGGTCTTATATCGAGCAATTTGCTCCCCATGTGCTGGCTGACCGCGAAGCCCAGAGTTTCCTGCAGCGATTCAATACGGATGTGTATGGCTGGTTGGCGCCGCTGACGGGCGCCCTCGATGAGGAGCAAAAGCAGACTCTCGATGGCATGTATGACGCTGAAGTGGCCCATCAGGATGCTTTGTTGGGGCAGTTCTTCCAGCGGTTGCAGCAGGCGGGGCGCTTGGACAACACCCTGGTGGTGATCTGTGCTGACCATGGGGAGCATCTGGGGGAAAAGCAGTTCATGGGCCATAGCCTGTCTATCTACAATGAGTTGATCCGGGTGCCGCTGATCATTCGAGATCCGGCGGCTCGATTAACGCCGGGTACGGTGGCCGAAGAGGTGGTCTCGACGCGACGGTTATTCCATACGGTGTTGGTGGCGGCAGGATTGGCCACGGCGGCAGAAGCCACCCTGGAATTGGCCCAGACTACTGCCTCTGGGGCGGATCAGGTGTTTGCTGAGGCGATTCCGCCTCAGAATGTGGTGAATTTGATGCAGCGGCGACAGCCCCAGTTGGTGCAAGAACGGGGGTGCGATCGCACCCGTCGGGCCATCTGGATGGGGCGGCACAAGCTGATTGACACCGAAGGACAGGGGGCGGAACTCTACGATGTGCTAGAAGACCCCACCGAAGACCTTAACCTGAGTGCCATCTTGCCGGAGAATGTGGAGGTGCTGCAGGACTATCTGCAGGCCTTTGCCCAGCGGTCCTCAGTGCCGGTCACCGTGACCGCCCCCGAGCGGGCCAATAATTTTGAAGATCCGGAAGTGCGTCGTCGCTTAGAAGAGTTAGGGTATCTGGAGGATTGA
- a CDS encoding NAD-dependent epimerase/dehydratase family protein, which yields MRILVMGGTRFIGVFLTRLLVDQGHEVVLLNRGNRPAPVAGVEQIRCDRKDTDALKQALSDSRFDAIFDNNGRELQDTQPLIEIFRDHLQHFVYVSSAGVYQKSDQMPHIEGDAIDPKSRHRGKFDTEVYLAEQGVPFTAVRPVYIYGPQNYNDLEAWFFDRIGRSRPIPIPGHGMALTQLGHVQDLARAMVAVLGNANAVGQIYNISGEKAVTLDGLARACARAMGRDPEQLQLIHYDPSAFDFGKRKAFPLRLQHFFTSIAKALTDLDWEPEFDLTAGLKDAYQRDYLPSGREQQDIDFSIDTQILSQL from the coding sequence ATGCGGATTTTAGTAATGGGGGGAACGCGGTTTATCGGCGTCTTCCTGACTCGGCTGTTAGTCGATCAAGGCCATGAGGTGGTGCTGCTAAACCGGGGCAATCGGCCCGCTCCTGTGGCTGGGGTGGAGCAGATTCGATGCGATCGCAAAGACACAGATGCCCTGAAGCAGGCCCTTAGCGATAGCCGCTTTGACGCCATTTTCGACAACAACGGCCGAGAACTGCAAGACACACAACCGCTGATAGAAATCTTTCGAGATCACCTACAGCATTTTGTCTATGTCAGCTCCGCTGGGGTGTACCAGAAATCCGATCAGATGCCCCACATAGAGGGAGATGCCATTGATCCCAAGAGTCGTCACCGGGGCAAGTTTGACACAGAAGTTTACCTCGCCGAGCAAGGGGTGCCCTTCACGGCCGTGCGTCCGGTCTATATCTATGGTCCCCAAAATTACAATGACTTAGAAGCTTGGTTCTTCGATCGCATCGGCCGGTCGCGGCCAATTCCTATTCCCGGCCACGGTATGGCCTTGACTCAGTTAGGCCATGTCCAGGACCTAGCCCGGGCCATGGTGGCTGTCCTAGGCAATGCCAATGCTGTGGGCCAGATCTACAACATCTCGGGGGAAAAGGCCGTCACCTTGGATGGCCTAGCCCGGGCCTGTGCCCGGGCTATGGGTCGAGATCCCGAACAGCTGCAGCTGATTCACTATGACCCCAGTGCCTTCGACTTTGGCAAGCGCAAGGCATTTCCGCTGCGGTTACAGCATTTCTTCACCAGTATTGCCAAGGCCCTTACTGATCTGGATTGGGAACCCGAGTTTGATCTGACAGCTGGCCTCAAGGATGCCTATCAGCGCGATTACCTGCCGTCGGGCCGGGAGCAACAGGACATCGACTTCTCCATCGACACGCAAATCCTCAGCCAGCTATAG
- a CDS encoding metallophosphoesterase family protein: MDRSACRRGDALAQLIAQFPQVERVACSHLHRPLQRRWASTVASVAPSVAHQIQLTLQPQHPLALTLEPAAFYLHQWLPTSGLVTHTVYIGPFPTYTYKTGEPVTECLS, translated from the coding sequence ATGGATCGGTCTGCCTGTCGCCGTGGGGATGCTTTAGCCCAGCTGATCGCCCAATTTCCCCAAGTAGAGCGGGTGGCCTGTAGCCATTTACACCGCCCCCTTCAGCGGCGCTGGGCCAGTACTGTTGCCAGTGTTGCCCCTAGTGTGGCTCACCAAATTCAACTGACCTTACAGCCTCAGCACCCCTTAGCCCTGACCCTAGAACCTGCAGCATTTTACCTGCACCAGTGGTTACCCACCTCTGGTTTAGTGACCCATACCGTGTATATTGGGCCATTCCCCACCTATACTTACAAGACTGGCGAACCGGTGACCGAATGCCTAAGCTGA
- a CDS encoding replication restart DNA helicase PriA codes for MVSVFQKVACPNCGNTAERYYIDTEHLVRTQCPQCDYLMITCSQTGRVIEAYAPGLPVCR; via the coding sequence ATGGTTAGCGTGTTTCAAAAAGTAGCTTGTCCCAATTGTGGCAACACAGCAGAGCGTTACTATATCGACACTGAACATCTGGTTCGGACCCAGTGTCCCCAGTGTGATTACTTGATGATCACCTGCAGCCAGACGGGGCGGGTGATTGAGGCTTATGCCCCAGGGTTGCCCGTATGTCGCTAA